The Dioscorea cayenensis subsp. rotundata cultivar TDr96_F1 chromosome 8, TDr96_F1_v2_PseudoChromosome.rev07_lg8_w22 25.fasta, whole genome shotgun sequence genome segment agatCATGAAGTATAGATTATGAAATGAGAAGTCCGAAAACAAGGAGAACTCAGATCATTAGGTTGTTATTATCTTAATGAATAATGAATACTATTGTTAATGATATGCAAAGCCAATCATTCAtatatctttttgtttaattcatTAGATGTAGCCTTAATTTCACTCATGtctattttttgcattttctaGGAGCCCCTGTAATCTTTTGTTAATTCTTAAACCTCTAAGTAAACTTGAGTGCCTAATGAAGTGTTCCTTGATTTTAAGCAACCATTTAGTTAAATAGCTTAAATAGagcttctttgtttttttcagtGCAGCATCTTGGCAGCTGACCCTACGTCCACCAGTGGAGAAGAATGATGTGCAAGGAACTGTATCTGAAGCAATGGAAAAGCAGGACAACTTCTTTATCTTCATATTCGAGTCATTAGTTGGCCCTGAATATTGTGTTAGTTCATCACTTTTATGAATATAACATTACTTTACCTATTTCTTAGTAGGGAAGTTATATTTGTAAAGTTGCCTTGAGATTTTCAGAATATTCTCATGAATCAACGTTTCTCCAGGAGATTGAATTTATAAAGGATGGaagttttaattttgaagaaCTTGATGCCTTTTCAAATGCACTAAAACTGGCTGGTGCAAGTGAAGGTACAGAAAAATCACCACGGAAAAATCAAAGAAGGAGTTCAAGTAGAAGGGGCACCAGCTTTGATGCTTCTCAGCGTTCAGCTTTAGAGAAATCTGTGTCTGCTTTAGAAGACATGGGTGTTAGGGTCTATGGATATGATGAACCTCATGAATACCCTAAAAATGGAGTGATATCTTGGGATAATATTGCTGGATACGATCAACAGAAGCAGTACGTGCGTATGATTTCCCATTTCTGATATATTATTTCAGATGATCACATTAATATAACATGTTTCTCAAATTCTTTTTTAACCTCAATTAGTAAATTGTTTAACTTTGTTTCAAGCTATAGTTGTAAGGTGTCAAGATGTGGTGATTGTTAATGATATAGTGACTCCCTGATTTTTCACTTGAGATCATGCTATTATTTTGCTTGAAGTTgattctagtattttttttttctctctccctCACAAGGATTAAAGCAAAATTGATCATGCAAATACACATACATAGCTTTGGGATGTGGCAAATGATATAAGTTGGTGACATACTGACATGCGCGGCAAGATCCTTATAATATCTAGCCTAACTTCGTCAGTGTGTTGAAACATGCACATTTCCATATTGATATTATATTTGGTCGATttcttgttaaaattttaaggAAATGATCCCTAGGTGTGTTGTTGAAATTTTTTGATTCTTTGACCCTTTAACTACATTTTAGCCTCTAAAAAGGTTGACAATAATGGTTCTATTATCATGGAGCAAGCCTAATCTGAAAGTTGGTTCTCATGAGCTGCTTGGTCTACCTCCCCAATTTTCAGCAGCTGTTCAGTTGTTGCACTTAAACCATCCAGTCTCCAATTACTTTGCTATCTTATTTCTCCTAGTTGGAAAGTAAAAGACATTCTTGTACTTTAAAAATTGTCTTTCacctttatttgattttattctttCAATGAAGAACTCACTTGCATGGTGAACCCTCTGACCCACGGAAATTACCCTTTTTCCCTTGTGTGATTGATGTCCTGGAAGTTGATGTCTAGACCCAGGTGACATTATCCTAAATTATTGtaagttgaaaaatatataaaattgctatatgataataattaaaagaatataaactacttttattttgctttaatCATGAACTTGGATCATAGATGtataactttattttttggtatgtgttgtgaattaaaaaaacaacattaaaaggAGTAGTGTCAAACCAAATTAATGGAAGAAATTGATGGGAAAATCATTGTAAAAGCAATGGTGGACAAACATACTGAAGTTTGATATTTGCCAGCCAAAATAGGCAGTATTTATTTACAGGGGAGAATACTGGATGGAGCTAGGACATTGGTTGTTAGAGGaagatgcatatatatatatatataattatatatattttaatttttgtttttgtttaatttgacaTTTGAGGATTAGTAAAGTCCAAAAAGATTATATAACTAATGTTGCTTCCCAGGAATCTTTATTTTTACAGAAGCTTTGAACTAAACTTATGTTGAGTTATCTGGTATCGTCTTGATGGCATAAAATTTAGTTTGCTATGGTGCTTCccatggtttttgttttttttggtaatatgtGCTTCTGTGTTTTCAATAACAAATATTTGGTTATTTGCTGTTCTCAAGAACTACCAACTTCCTAATAATGTATTTTTCCTTTACAGGGAAATTGAGGACACGATATTGCTGGCATTACAGTGTCCTGAGGTATATGATAATATAGCTCAGGGAACTCGGAGTAAATTTGAGTCAAATAGGCCTCGAGCTGTTCTTTTTGAAGGCCCACCAGGTTAGTTCTCTGGGCATGGGAAAATGATAGacagaataattttaaaattatataccCTCTTTATACATTCTATTCTGTCACCCACAGAGATATCTCTCACGATCTTTATGATCTTTGAATTTGGGTCACAGGGACTGGGAAGACATCTTCTGCACGAGTCATTTCTAAAGAAGCGGTATGTCTTTTGTGTATATAGGAAGCTCTATTTGTACATTTTGGTATAAGCTGCTTGTATGTTAATTGGTAATGCTTTTTATTGCCTGGTTGTAGTTTCCTTCTTGTGGTTGATGCTGATTTTGCTTCACATGTGTAGCCTTATATGATATTGTAAGTACAGAGTTTGTAATCAAGTACTCATATGAACCAAAGCCCAATCATgtctttataaaataaaaaaaaaatattttcctaTTCAATTAGGTAAAGTGCTCGATATATTCCATTTCTACATGTAAATTACTTGTTACATTCGGAGAGCGAAAAATTGTTCTTCACATCTTAGTTCAATGAATTCTgagaaaaattaccaaaaacacatgatattttcttgaatattgaAAATGAGGAGTCTTTGAAGGTGACAATGTGGATGTTATGGTGTTATATTCATATTATGAGTTTCTGAACCATTTGAGTTCGATGCATTAATGATGCTTAAGTTTGTTTAATCTTAGTAGATTTTTCAAACTCAGTGGATGACATTGGTTCAGATTTGCAGCTATAACCACATGTTGCCAATTTATGACTTCAATGCTTGCTTTAGATACATGCACATATATTCGTTATTTatcttgaaatattttgttctgTTTATTTGGTTTCTGAGCAGATCTTGTGCTCTTTCAGGGTGTTCCACTGTTATATGTGCCGCTTGAGGTCATAATGTCTAAGTACTATGGTGAAAGTGAGAGATTATTGGGAACTGTTTTCTCACTAGCTAATGAAATGGCAACTGGAGCAATAGTCTTTTTGGATGAGGTACTTGGCATTGCCCCTCTGCATTAAGTATTAACAGgttgttagtgttttgatacTTAATTCGAGACGCTTGGACATACATTGATATCTGATCAATCCCAGTTAAAATTGCAATCAGTGTGAAATGTCGTAGAGTATTATAAAGTTTGAGTTTATTGGAACAATTTTAATGTGAGATGGTGCTAGGGTTGGCTAAGCACAGATGGCTGTCAAGTGAAGGTATTGTTTTCCCCTTCAACTAGCACTCTCAATTCCCTTAGTGTTATGGCTATTTAGTGGAACACTACTTATTTGCAGAAACCCTCCGTAGAAATactgttgaatttttttcatttttttttataaaattaatatgaaatattcattaatattggtttttctttttatctttcttcctctttttctcaTCCATTTATATCATAACACCACCGATATTATTGTTATCAAagccttttctttcttctccatcTAATCGCAAGCTTTCAACTTTTACTATTGTCTcagtttttcattttcaatcttgtttttcttcttcatcatctgcCCGTGCTCCATCCACACTTCCCTCTCTTATAACCATTAAGTGGGTTAAATAGATTTACAAATGATCCCGTTTTTAACCTCAGTTAATGGTAAAGTGtttttttggcaaaaaaaaatatttgaaggaAGTTAGTCTTTTACTAAATAGATAAATAGCTGAGGTCTTTTGGCTATATACCAATAATGGAGGGGTTTTTATgcaaaaatctctaaatagaTTTATTCTAACAGTTTTATAACTGTTTGATTATTTACTATGTAATAATTATTAGATTATTGTTTGATCCtttgagaaatttattttttttttaattttccccATGTTCactatttgtttaataaatatgaCAGGTTGATTCCTTCGCTGTTGCTCGAGATGATGAGATGCACGAGGCCACAAGGAGATTATTGTCTGTGATTCTACGCCAGGTCAAATCTTATCCATTTTCCATGCTTTTAGACCCTGATTTAAATCTAATCTATTTTCCAAAAAAGTATCAGCATTTGGATGGGCTCTTTCATCACTATTATATTGTGatccattacttttatcaaatttatactttctagatatatttatttgtgttcTTCAATGTTTCGGTCCAAAACTTGTCTTTTTGTGGCCTTAATGCCAAGTCCATAAGTCTTTTGTTTGCAACAGTTTAGTAGCCGTTATTTTGATACAAtgtaaaaagaaacaatgcCTTAATGCACCTATTGGTTAATGCGAAGATAATGCTGACCTAACTTCCATAATTTATAAGCACACAGATTCCATAAATTACAAGCACTGCAGGaaagaaaagttttttaaaatggGAATTTCTTGATTATGTGAGTGAACTAAGTTAGTTATCTTTATTTCAAGTCAAAATTGTAGGAATCAAGCAGCATCATATAAGATTTTAACTGGCTTCTTAAGATAATGATGCCTGCAAAGTGCAAACTATAATAGTTATGTCATATCCAATATCGTGCACATTAATTATGTGAAACAATTTGGGGATAGTGAATAATGAGGAAACTTGAGAGAGTTTTGGCACTATGCCGCATGGGTCCTCAGGGGCCTGTTGCTGGGCCCCTGGCAACAAAGTGAGCATACTTCTCATTGCTTGATCATGTACAAATTGGGCTTATCCATATAGGTGTGGGGATTCTATTGCTTATGTAATTGATTGTCTGTGATACTtatgttcttttcttatttatgttCTATCTGAAGTATCTTCAAATGACCACCACCAACCTCTTAACAAATGTCTGGCAGGTTCTTTGTTACTGACTTCCAGCTAGCAATTGATGAATCTTGGTGCATTTATTTTGCAACTCGCTGAGCTGCGTGTAAAGcatttcttattatttgttaattactAGTTTATTGGCAGTGATGGAGTTGCTGAGattatttgtatttcatttaGTTAAAACAGTTTCTGACGAAAAGTGAcctttttgcttttcttttttgtaagaTTGACGGGTTCGAGCAGGACAAAAATGTGGTGGTAATAGCTGCAACAAATAGGAAGAATGACCTGGATCCTGCTCTGATAAGGTAGTTTCGTCCTAATTAATGGAAATATTATTTTGTGCTCAATTGGGACATTGGAGCCTAAATGTCCTTTCTTTgtactttttatctttttctcagCAGTCATATATAATTCTCTGAATGATTTGTATTTCTTTCAGCCGCTTTGATTCAATGATCACATTTGACCTTCCTGATCAACAAACTCGTGAAAAAATATTGGCTCAGTATGCAAAACACCTAGCAAGATCTGATTTAGCGAAGATTGCTTTGGCCACAGAAAAGTAAGTTAAATTGTGGAAGCTGACTGCCACCCAATGCATTTTCTGTGTTTATTGTAATTCAGTTCTTGCTTGAGCTATTTTGGTAATGCATTTTTCTAGTGTTTATCGTCATTCAGTTCTACAATACTAGCTTACCAGGTGAAGAGAAATACATTTTTCTTGATAGACCTTTGAACATGGAAGCTGGAACTGATCAAGTTCATGTCTAGTTTTATACCAGCTCATCTATCATTGTGTCTATTCCCAGTGTCATATTAgaaatttgtgtgtgtgtgtgtgttgagtTTTTACTGTGAAATTAAGATTTAAAAGAGGTTAGCATGCTTGTCTTCATGCATTGAGTCATTTGTTCCCAGTGTTATATCAGAAATTTTTGTGTGTGCGCTTGTGTTGAGTTTTTGCTGTGAAATTAAGATTTAAAAGAGGTTAGCGTGCTTGTCTTCATGCATTGAGTCGTTTCTTAACCAGCAGTGTCATGGCAAACGTGCCATCTACCATGGAAGTCTTTGGTCCTTTTGATGTTTTTACTTTGCTAGAAGAATTTCCATGCAATGCCTCAAGCAGCATATTATatcatttgattaaaatattggtCTCTAAGCAACTTCTTGTGAGAttcctctttttcctttttttttttttgggtcctttgtgtgtgtgtgggagGTATAATTCTGACTGTACAGCATGTTCAGTATGTCAGGAAGGGATATCAGAGATGTATGCCAACAAGCAGAAAGACATTGGGCAGCAAAGGTACAGTGCTCTTTATATCAAATTTAGATCATGATCACAGCTCATTGTGTAGgtaataagtttttattttcctgACAACTTAAAAACATGTTCTTAACAGTT includes the following:
- the LOC120267595 gene encoding katanin p60 ATPase-containing subunit A1, which gives rise to MATRMLNLIAKRGSALKITTRIPSSTFTFLVSPSYAAASRSGHLFDQRPWRSEPIGSNSLFPAVLVAGALGIGSVGISLADAGEEDRQASAASEDVVLRERQRLEEFLRSKGMQPGSYPPFVVAVKGQKVTVKFKVPPTCEVSLLIANLVSRLGLKVEGVGGGSEMLMRAWNSAASWQLTLRPPVEKNDVQGTVSEAMEKQDNFFIFIFESLVGPEYCEIEFIKDGSFNFEELDAFSNALKLAGASEGTEKSPRKNQRRSSSRRGTSFDASQRSALEKSVSALEDMGVRVYGYDEPHEYPKNGVISWDNIAGYDQQKQEIEDTILLALQCPEVYDNIAQGTRSKFESNRPRAVLFEGPPGTGKTSSARVISKEAGVPLLYVPLEVIMSKYYGESERLLGTVFSLANEMATGAIVFLDEVDSFAVARDDEMHEATRRLLSVILRQIDGFEQDKNVVVIAATNRKNDLDPALISRFDSMITFDLPDQQTREKILAQYAKHLARSDLAKIALATENMSGRDIRDVCQQAERHWAAKLIRSQVPKDTEGTSLPPTEEYIRCADQRQKALSDILQKNKAPRSNWRPAALA